Proteins co-encoded in one Salvia splendens isolate huo1 chromosome 4, SspV2, whole genome shotgun sequence genomic window:
- the LOC121799692 gene encoding probable sulfate transporter 3.4 produces the protein MTTAKKLRHRLSEIFFPDDPLHKFKDQTASRKFILGLQFFLPILQWAPHYTLKLLKSDVVSGLTIASLAIPQGISYAKLANLPPIIGLYSSFVPPLIYSVLGSSRHLAVGPVSIASLVMGTMLHEAASPEEQPALYLQLAFTATFFAGLFQASLGFLRLGFVIDFLSKATLVGFMAGAAVIVALQQLKGLLGIVHFTSKMQMNAVLSSVFTHKDEWSWQTIVMGVCFLIVLLVTRHISMRNPKLFWISAAAPLTSVILSTALVACLKSKLPDIQTIGKLPKGVNPASVNMLFFSGRYIGLAIKTGLITGILSLTEGIAVGRTFATLKNYQVDGNKEMMAIGLMNMSGSCASCYVTTGSFSRSAVNYNAGAQTVVSNIVMAATVLITLLFLMPLFRYTPNLILAAIIITAVIGLIDYKGAYELWKVDKLDFLAAMCSFFGVLFISVPLGLAIAVGISVFKILLHVTRPNTVPLGNIPGTRVYQSLYRYKEAMRIPSFFILAVEAPIYFANSTYLQERILRWIREEEEWLASNSSNNLKCVILDMTAVTGIDTSGIDLITELRRVLNQRSLKLVLVNPVGSVMEKLHLSNILDSLGLEGLYLTVGEAVADISSSWKARP, from the exons ATGACCACCGCGAAGAAGCTTCGGCACCGCCTCTCGGAGATTTTCTTCCCCGACGATCCACTCCATAAGTTTAAGGATCAGACGGCGTCTAGAAAGTTCATTTTAGGCCTTCAGTTTTTCCTCCCCATTTTACAATGGGCGCCACATTATACTCTCAAGCTGCTCAAATCCGACGTCGTTTCCGGCCTCACGATTGCCAGCCTCGCAATTCCGCAG GGTATTAGCTATGCAAAGTTGGCGAATCTTCCACCAATAATCGGACTCT ATTCAAGTTTTGTACCTCCATTGATATACTCTGTTCTCGGGAGTTCTAGACATCTCGCGGTGGGCCCTGTCTCGATTGCGTCTCTTGTAATGGGAACAATGCTCCACGAAGCTGCCTCCCCGGAAGAGCAACCGGCTCTCTACCTTCAGCTAGCTTTCACAGCAACATTCTTCGCAGGGCTGTTCCAGGCTTCGTTAGGCTTTCTAAG ATTAGGATTTGTCATCGACTTTTTGTCAAAGGCAACTCTAGTCGGATTTATGGCTGGTGCTGCAGTCATTGTTGCGTTGCAACAGCTGAAAGGCCTCCTTGGGATAGTTCATTTCACGAGCAAGATGCAAATGAACGCAGTTTTATCTTCTGTCTTTACTCATAAAGATGAG TGGTCATGGCAGACAATAGTCATGGGAGTCTGTTTTCTGATTGTATTACTTGTCACCAGGCATATT AGCATGAGAAATCCGAAACTGTTTTGGATTTCAGCAGCTGCACCATTAACATCAGTTATTCTGTCTACTGCTCTAGTAGCATGCCTCAAATCAAAGCTTCCTGACATCCAAACT ATAGGGAAATTGCCCAAGGGTGTAAATCCGGCATCAGTCAACATGTTGTTCTTCAGCGGGCGTTATATAGGCCTTGCAATCAAAACTGGTCTCATCACCGGCATACTTTCTCTAACA GAAGGGATTGCAGTCGGAAGGACATTTGCAACGCTAAAAAACTACCAAGTCGATGGAAACAAAGAAATGATGGCCATTGGCCTAATGAACATGTCTGGTTCTTGCGCTTCGTGTTATGTCACCACAG GATCATTTTCGCGTTCAGCAGTGAACTACAATGCTGGAGCACAGACTGTGGTGTCGAACATTGTGATGGCTGCAACTGTGCTGATAACTCTGCTGTTTCTGATGCCACTGTTTCGTTACACCCCAAACCTGATCCTTGCAGCAATCATCATAACCGCTGTGATTGGCCTAATTGACTACAAAGGCGCCTATGAGCTTTGGAAAGTAGACAAACTTGATTTCTTGGCTGCAATGTGCTCATTTTTTGGAGTTCTGTTCATCTCAGTGCCTCTTGGCCTTGCTATAGCA GTTGGGATATCGGTGTTCAAGATTCTGCTGCATGTCACTAGGCCTAACACAGTGCCTTTAGGCAACATTCCAGGGACTCGAGTGTATCAGAGCCTCTACAGATACAAAGAGGCCATGAGGATCCCGTCATTTTTCATCCTCGCAGTGGAGGCGCCTATCTACTTCGCCAATTCTACCTACTTGCAAGAACG GATTTtgagatggattcgtgaagagGAAGAATGGCTGGCATCAAACAGCAGCAACAACTTGAAATGTGTGATTCTTGATATGACCG CCGTGACAGGAATAGACACGAGTGGGATTGATCTGATCACAGAGCTCCGGAGGGTACTCAATCAACGATCACTCAAA CTCGTGCTGGTGAACCCGGTCGGAAGTGTGATGGAGAAACTGCACCTTTCCAATATCTTGGACTCGCTCGGGTTGGAAGGGCTCTATTTAACGGTTGGGGAAGCGGTTGCGGACATTTCTTCTTCATGGAAGGCTCGACCTTGA
- the LOC121797924 gene encoding factor of DNA methylation 1-like, translated as MGSSSSDEESDFSDSEINEYKEKPYELLKAGTYKVKGPKGSLRCPFCAGKKKQDYQYNHLLQHAIGVAKGAASRSAKQKANHLALATFLEKDMADEAEPMPQPTISIPAPKPEKSELYCWPWVGIVSNIQDEPKNGGSVDRGAYWLKKFSKYKPIQIEMFWDDHQHNAQVVLIFDHDWFGFKNAMEFEKSFEADGRSKKGWDERRTSPGPNLYGWFAREEDYNSGGSVGDYLRRKGELKTIADLVQEATKDRNKIVGNLVNEIDLKNENLDQLQIKYNEKTLSLSRMLEEKDELHRSFYEETKKLQRIAREHIKRVLDEQEMLNIELESKKKRLDSWSKELKSREALTERERHKLEEEKKKNDMRNSALQLASEEQRKADENVLRLVEEQKREKEEALKKVLELERNLDEKQKLEMEIEELKGKLEVMKHMGGDDDAAVQKKINQMNEQLQEKKENLDGLEDLNQQLLAKERQSNDELQEARKELMAGLTDMLSSSRVNIGIKRMGELDEKSFKNACKQRYPPEEADIKALELCSLWQEKLKNPEWHPFRVVEDSKGNAQHVLKEDDELLVDLKEEWGEEIYDAVATALKEIQEYNPSGCYVVPELWNFKENRKATLKEVIAYILNQLKTLKRKRT; from the exons ATGGGAAGCAGCAGCTCAGATGAAGAGTCAGATTTCAGTGACTCagaaataaatgaatataagGAGAAGCCTTACGAGCTACTTAAGGCGGGTACTTACAAAGTAAAGGGCCCAAAAGGTTCTCTTAGATGTCCTTTCTGTGCTGGTAAGAAGAAACAAGATTATCAGTATAATCATCTTCTTCAGCATGCTATTGGAGTGGCTAAAGGCGCTGCCAGCCGAAGTGCAAAACAGAAGGCTAACCATCTGGCTCTGGCAACTTTCCTAGAAAAAGACATGGCTGATGAGGCCGAGCCAATGCCTCAACCTACCATTTCTATACCCGCTCCTAAACCTGAGAAGAGCGAGCTGTATTGTTGGCCATGGGTGGGGATAGTTTCCAATATACAAGATGAACCGAAGAATGGTGGTTCTGTTGATCGTGGTGCTTACTGGTTAAAGAAATTCTCCAAATACAAGCCGATCCAAATTGAGATGTTCTGGGATGACCATCAGCACAATGCACAAGTCGTTCTAATATTTGATCATGATTGGTTTGGATTCAAGAATGCAATGGAATTTGAGAAGTCCTTTGAAGCTGATGGTCGAAGCAAGAAAGGATGGGATGAACGAAGAACTTCTCCAGGGCCTAATCTGTATGGCTGGTTTGCCCGTGAAGAAGATTATAATTCAGGAGGGAGTGTGGGAGACTATCTTCGGAGGAAAGGGGAGCTGAAGACAATCGCTGACCTTGTGCAAGAAGCAACCAAGGATAGGAACAAGATTGTTGGCAATTTGGTCAATGAAATTGATTTGAAGAATGAAAATTTGGATCAGTTGCAGATTAAATACAATGAGAAGACGTTGTCATTGAGTAGGATGCTTGAAGAGAAAGATGAACTTCACCGATCCTTCTATgaag AAACTAAAAAACTTCAACGCATTGCTCGTGAACACATAAAGAGGGTTTTGGATGAACAAGAAATGCTGAACATAGAACTGGAGAGTAAAAAGAAGAGGCTTGATTCCTGGAGCAAAGAGCTGAAAAGCCGCGAGGCATTAACTGAGCGTGAGAGACACAAActtgaagaagagaagaaaaag AATGACATGAGAAACAGTGCACTTCAATTGGCTTCTGAGGAGCAAAGGAAAGCTGACGAGAATGTGCTGAGGCTGGTTGAAGAACAAAAA agagagaaggaagaggCGTTGAAGAAAGTTCTCGAGTTAGAAAGAAATTTAGACGAGAAGCAAAAGCTTGAAATGGAAATAGAAGAACTCAAAGGAAAGTTGGAGGTAATGAAACACATGGGAGGTGATGACGATGCAGCTGTTCAGAAGAAGATAAATCAGATGAACGAGCAGCTGCAGGAAAAGAAAGAGAATTTGGATGGTCTGGAAGATCTAAACCAGCAATTGCTTGCTAAAGAGCGCCAAAGCAATGATGAACTGCAAGAGGCTCGCAAGGAACTAATGGCG GGTTTAACTGATATGTTGAGCAGCAGCCGTGTTAACATAGGGATAAAGAGAATGGGCGAACTCGATGAGAAAAGCTTCAAAAATGCATGCAAGCAAAGATACCCACCCGAAGAAGCTGATATCAAGGCTCTTGAGCTCTGCTCCCTGTGGCAAGAAAAGCTAAAGAATCCTGAATGGCACCCATTCCGAGTCGTTGAAGATAGCAAGGGGAATGCTCAG CACGTGTTGAAAGAGGACGACGAATTGCTAGTAGACCTCAAAGAAGAATGGGGAGAAGAAATCTATGACGCCGTTGCTACAGCCTTGAAGGAAATCCAAGAATACAACCCGAGCGGGTGCTATGTGGTTCCTGAGCTGTGGAACTTCAAAGAAAACAGGAAGGCCACTCTAAAGGAAGTCATTGCATACATTTTAAATCAACTGAAGACGCTCAAGCGCAAGAGAACCTAA
- the LOC121797926 gene encoding coatomer subunit beta'-1-like: protein MPLRLEIKRKLVQRSERVKSVDLHPTEPWILASLYSGTVCIWNYQTQIMVKSFEATDLPVRSAKFIARKQWVVAGADDMFIRVYNYNTMDKVTVFEAHTDYIRCVAVHPTLPYVLSSSDDMLIKLWDWEKGWLCTQIFEGHSHYIMQVTFNPKDTNTFASASLDRTIKIWNLGSPDPNFTLDAHLKGVNCVDYFTGGDKPYLITGSDDHTAKVWDYQTKSCVQTLEGHTHNVSAVCFHPELPIIVTGSEDGTVRIWHATTYRLENTLNYGLERVWAVGYIKGSRRVVIGYDEGTIMVKLGREVPVASMDNGGKIIWAKHNEIQTVNIKAVGADNEVADGERLPLAVKELGNCDLYPQSLKHNPNGRFVVVCGDGEYIIYTALAWRNRSFGSALEFVWSTEGEYAVRESTSKIKIFSKNFQEKKSIRPTFSAEHIYGGNLLAMCSNDFICFYDWADCRMIRRIDVTVKNLYWADSGDLVTIASDTSFYILKYNRDVVSAHLDSGRSVDEQGVEDAFELVYEINERLRTGLWVGDCFIYNNSSWRLNYCVVGEVTTMFHLDRPMYLLGYLANQSRVYLLDKEFNVIGYTLLLSLIEYKTLVMRGDLERANEVLPSIPKEHLDSVARFLESRGMIEDALEVATDPDYRFELAIQLGKLAIAKEIATVAQSESKWKQLGELALSTGMLEMAEECLKQANDMSGLLLLYSSLGNAEGISALASLAKEHGKNNVSFLCLFMLGKLEDCLQLLIDSNRIPEAALMARSYLPSKVSEIVSLWRKDLSKINQKAAESLADPEEYPNMFDDWQIAFAVEAKAAETRGKYPPASEYVQNVDRSTASLVETFRSMQMEEEEDLDYEYAEQNGHEAQETQHDELVEGRDDGQEEPVVVDADSTDGAVLVNGNEAEEEWVLTPRH from the exons ATG CCGCTCAGATTGGAAATCAAG AGGAAACTCGTACAACGATCAGAAAGAGTAAAATCAGTGGATCTGCATCCAACAGAGCCATG GATATTGGCAAGTTTGTATTCAGGGACTGTTTGTATTTGGAATTACCAGACTCAG ATAATGGTTAAATCTTTTGAGGCTACAGATTTACCAG TTAGATCGGCAAAATTTATCGCACGAAAGCAGTGGGTTGTTGCTGGTGCTGATGATATGTTCATTCGCGTGTACAATTACAATACAATGGATAAGGTAACAGTGTTTGAGGCACATACAGATTATATCAGGTGTGTGGCTGTTCATCCCACTCTTCCCTACGTGCTGTCATCCTCTGATGATATGCTAATAAAGCTTTGGGACTGGGAGAAGGGATGGCTGTGCACTCAAATTTTTGAGGGCCATTCTCACTATATTATGCAAGTGACTTTTAATCCAAAAGATACCAATACTTTTGCCAGTGCTTCACTTGACCGCACTATTAAG ATCTGGAATCTTGGCTCTCCTGATCCAAACTTTACCTTGGATGCTCACCTGAAAGGAGTCAATTGTGTTGATTATTTCACGGGTGGTGATAAACCATATCTCATTACTGGTTCTGATGATCACACTGCTAAG GTGTGGGATTACCAGACAAAGAGCTGTGTGCAGACATTAGAAGGCCACACACACAATGTGTCTGCAGTTTGCTTCCATCCTGAACTTCCCATTATCGTAACTGGTTCTGAGGATGGTACTGTCCGCATTTGGCATGCAACCACTTACAG ACTTGAAAACACATTGAATTATGGCCTTGAAAGAGTTTGGGCAGTTGGCTACATTAAAGGTTCAAGAAG GGTCGTAATCGGTTATGATGAAGGCACGATCATGGTAAAGCTTGGTCGTGAGGTACCTGTTGCTAGTATGGACAATGGAGGGAAAATAATTTGGGCCAAGCATAATGAAATTCAGACTGTCAACATCAAGGCTGTTGGGGCAGATAATGAG GTTGCTGATGGAGAGAGACTACCCTTGGCAGTTAAGGAACTGGGAAATTGTGATCTTTATCCACAG AGCTTAAAGCACAATCCCAATGGTAGGTTTGTTGTTGTATGTGGAGATGGtgaatacataatatacacagCTTTGGCATGGAGAAACAGATCATTTGGCTCGGCATTGGAATTTGTTTGGTCAACTGAAGGAGAATATGCTGTTAGAGAAAGCACATCTAAGATTAAGATTTTCTCCAAAAATTTCCAG GAGAAGAAAAGCATCCGGCCCACTTTTTCTGCCGAGCATATATATGGGGGCAATTTATTGGCAATGTGTTcaaatgattttatttgtttctaTGATTGGGCTGATTGCAGGATGATACGGAGAATCGATGTCACTGTTAAA AATCTCTACTGGGCTGACAGCGGTGATTTGGTGACCATTGCCAGTGATACATCATTCTACATACTTAAATACAAC CGTGATGTTGTTTCTGCTCATCTAGATAGTGGAAGATCAGTAGATGAACAAGGCGTTGAAGATGCTTTTGAGCTTGTTTACGAAATTAATGAAAGATTACGAACTGGACTTTGGGTTGGGGATtgttttatttacaataactCTTCCTGGAGACTCAATTACTGCGTGGTCGGTGAG GTGACAACAATGTTTCATTTAGACCGACCAATGTACCTGCTTGGGTATCTTGCTAATCAAAGTCGTGTTTATCTCCTTGACAAAGAATTTAA TGTTATTGGATACACATTGCTACTCAGCTTGATTGAATACAAGACTCTTGTAATGCGTGGTGACTTGGAAAGGGCAAATGAGGTCTTACCATCAATTCCAAAGGAACATCTCGACAG TGTCGCTCGTTTCTTGGAATCACGAGGTATGATAGAAGACGCACTTGAAGTTGCTACAGATCCTGATTATAGATTTGAGTTGGCCATACAACTAGGAAAACTAGCAATTGCTAAG GAAATTGCAACAGTAGCACAGAGCGAGTCTAAGTGGAAGCAATTGGGTGAATTAGCCTTGTCTACTGGAATG TTGGAGATGGCAGAGGAGTGCTTGAAGCAAGCAAATGACATGAGTGGTTTGTTGCTACTCTACTCCTCCTTAGGCAATGCTGAGGGAATTTCTGCACTTGCTTCTCTTGCCAAAGAACATGGGAAAAATAATGTTTCATTCCTTTGTTTATTTATGTTGGGTAAATTGGAGGACTGCCTTCAGCTGTTGATTGATAG CAATCGGATACCTGAGGCTGCATTGATGGCACGGTCATACCTCCCAAGTAAAGTGTCAGAGATTGTTTCTCTTTGGAGAAAGGACCTCAGCAAG ATTAATCAGAAAGCTGCCGAGTCTCTTGCTGATCCGGAAGAGTATCCTAATATGTTTGATGATTGGCAAATTGCTTTTGCTGTTGAAGCCAAAGCTGCAGAGACAAG GGGCAAATATCCTCCAGCATCTGAATATGTGCAGAATGTTGATAGATCAACCGCAAGTCTTGTAGAAACTTTTAGAAGCATGCaaatggaagaagaagaagatttggaTTACGAG taTGCTGAGCAGAATGGACATGAAGCACAAGAAACACAACATGACGAACTTGTAGAAGGGCGTGACGATGGCCAGGAAGAGCCTGTTGTGGTGGATGCTGACTCAACTGATGGTGCTGTACTTGTTAACGGAAATGAGGCCGAGGAAGAGTGGG TGCTTACGCCTCGTCACTAA
- the LOC121797925 gene encoding glutathione S-transferase T3-like has translation MSDNQGDKAKLLNQPKPENNEYDEMEVASIQKKKEVAEKGLIPYDPSTLPLFEMPSQPAQSSSPFQDSSSPHGLDNIHHFGEVDIPMRDVRTSYTAEETLRIFQAYVDITEDPIIANRLKATTFWEKVAERYNEVRPGGAPQRTSRMLRAHFDRANPEIKRFCIIYNNLESRGRSEANEVDILTEAMTTYQEENKKPFKHVKTWEKVRHCKKWAGNGESSPKRAKYSSGGQFFNNGEANPVPSNGGGGESFDVEPSSPVVGQKMGKRKTKTKGEVIATSSAAAEDMNGFQAALENFSEAILLSLYYKAYNKNTSQMNEEKLRMHLRFLKCLESKLGFS, from the exons ATGTCTGACAATCAAG GAGATAAAGCGAAGCTGCTGAATCAACCTAAGCCCGAGAATAATGAATACGACGAG ATGGAAGTGGCTAGTATTCAAAAGAAGAAGGAAGTAGCAGAGAAG GGGCTTATACCATATGATCCAAGCACTCTACCATTATTTGAAATGCCTTCTCAACCGGCACAGTCTTCGTCTCCCTTCCAAGACTCTTCGTCTCCTCATGGTCTCGACAACATCCACCATTTTGGCGAAGTAGACATTCCCATGCGGGATGTACGAACTTCATACACTGCAGAGGAGACCCTGCGAATTTTCCAAGCCTACGTGGACATTACCGAAGATCCAATCATCGCCAACCGACTAAAAGCAACGACTTTTTGGGAGAAAGTCGCCGAGAGGTATAACGAGGTGCGCCCGGGAGGTGCCCCGCAGCGCACATCTCGTATGCTTCGAGCCCATTTCGATAGGGCGAACCCAGAAATAAAAAGGTTCTGCATCATCTACAATAATCTGGAGTCACGAGGGAGGAGCGAGGCAAATGAGGTGGATATTTTAACCGAGGCGATGACCACTTATCAGGAGGAGAATAAGAAGCCTTTCAAACACGTAAAGACCTGGGAGAAGGTTCGCCATTGCAAAAAATGGGCGGGGAACGGAGAATCTTCACCGAAGAGAGCAAAGTACAGCTCCGGTGGCCAATTCTTCAACAACGGCGAAGCCAACCCCGTTCCAAGCAACGGTGGCGGGGGTGAGAGCTTCGATGTGGAGCCGAGTAGCCCTGTGGTTGGACAAAAGATGGGTAAACGCAAGACGAAGACGAAGGGGGAGGTGATAGCCACGAGCAGTGCGGCAGCAGAGGATATGAATGGCTTTCAGGCGGCACTTGAAAATTTTAGCGAGGCAATTTTGTTGAGTTTATATTACAAAGCTTACAACAAAAATACGTCTCAAATGAATGAGGAGAAATTGCGAATGCACCTTCGCTTTCTGAAATGTCTCGAGAGTAAATTGGGATTCTCTTAA